A section of the Actinomycetes bacterium genome encodes:
- a CDS encoding M15 family metallopeptidase, producing MRRTLTPLLALVSLMLVLFGSTPAAANAYPGLVEANYSRTVSPSGDTYTLNARIAVEVTDDGTQGRLRFHLQCFRTDADTGGTSTNGCDFYFGSGNNAFWCYGNPSPTTCVGRDLDDRQNSADETWVGSWHSLSAGTSYKVRVDEFRVVFNNGNGPDGSWHDLSSRVHTRPPRRPSGLSDLENVFGGHCNAAANDARAFFPWANDSSSGGYIYFHPYIAGVVANIRNKNAADDTDGAYNRAVWGYACRTIAGSSNWSTHAYGAAIDINSVRNPQGDSTWDGVGSDGHNYGTYLPSIWESSLIGHFYWGINFSSNPDPMHFQYVTGY from the coding sequence ATGCGAAGAACCCTGACACCACTGCTCGCACTGGTTTCCCTGATGCTCGTCCTGTTCGGCAGCACCCCGGCCGCCGCCAATGCCTACCCCGGGCTGGTCGAGGCAAACTACAGCAGGACGGTCTCGCCTTCGGGCGACACCTACACCCTCAACGCCCGCATCGCCGTCGAAGTGACCGACGACGGGACCCAGGGCCGGCTCCGGTTCCACCTGCAGTGCTTCCGCACCGACGCAGACACCGGCGGCACGAGTACCAACGGGTGCGACTTCTACTTCGGCAGCGGCAACAACGCCTTCTGGTGTTATGGCAACCCATCCCCCACCACCTGCGTCGGCAGGGATCTGGACGACCGGCAGAACAGCGCCGACGAGACCTGGGTCGGCAGCTGGCACAGCCTGTCCGCCGGCACCTCCTACAAGGTGAGAGTCGACGAGTTCAGGGTGGTGTTCAACAACGGCAACGGGCCCGACGGGAGCTGGCACGATCTCAGCTCCAGGGTTCACACCAGACCGCCACGCCGCCCTAGCGGCCTCAGCGACCTCGAGAACGTGTTCGGTGGCCACTGCAACGCGGCCGCCAACGACGCGCGGGCCTTCTTCCCCTGGGCCAACGACAGCTCCAGCGGGGGCTACATCTACTTTCATCCCTACATCGCGGGCGTGGTCGCCAACATCCGCAACAAGAACGCCGCCGACGACACCGACGGCGCCTACAACCGGGCGGTGTGGGGCTACGCCTGCCGCACGATCGCCGGATCCTCCAACTGGTCCACGCACGCCTACGGCGCGGCCATCGACATCAACAGCGTCCGCAACCCGCAGGGAGACAGTACCTGGGACGGGGTCGGCTCCGACGGCCACAACTACGGCACCTACCTGCCCAGCATCTGGGAGTCCTCGCTGATCGGCCACTTCTACTGGGGCATCAACTTCTCCTCCAACCCGGACCCGATGCACTTCCAGTACGTCACCGGCTACTAA
- a CDS encoding inositol monophosphatase family protein, whose product MTGRGDTQHVGELALAHDLADAADQVSLALYRDGELLVARKPDLTEVTQADRAVEDRLRELLAERRPGHGILGEERGASGDQRIRWVIDPIDATRNFIRGNDMWGTLLAFEAHGQVEVAMVSAPALGRRWWVVRGQGACTTGPLDPRPRPLAVSRVNELAGAQLAYGDLRHDRWFQAPAGRCWRTRGIGDFLMWCLLADGAVDVVVGQDTDQPWDLAAPILLVEEAGGRVTGPAGQPWTGGQPAIGSNCLLHPAVVDLIGAADTPRAATADRGG is encoded by the coding sequence GTGACCGGGCGTGGCGACACGCAGCATGTCGGGGAACTGGCGTTGGCGCACGACCTGGCCGACGCCGCCGACCAGGTCAGCCTGGCCCTGTACCGCGATGGGGAGCTGCTCGTGGCCCGCAAGCCCGACCTCACCGAGGTCACCCAGGCCGACCGCGCGGTCGAGGACCGGCTGCGCGAGCTGCTCGCCGAGCGCCGCCCCGGCCACGGCATCCTCGGTGAGGAGCGCGGCGCCAGCGGCGACCAGCGCATCCGCTGGGTCATCGACCCGATCGACGCGACCCGCAACTTCATCCGCGGAAACGACATGTGGGGCACCCTGCTCGCCTTCGAGGCCCACGGGCAGGTCGAGGTCGCGATGGTCTCGGCGCCGGCGCTGGGCCGGCGCTGGTGGGTGGTGCGCGGCCAGGGCGCGTGCACGACCGGGCCGCTGGACCCGCGGCCCCGGCCCCTGGCCGTCTCCCGCGTCAACGAGCTCGCCGGCGCGCAGCTGGCCTACGGCGACCTGCGCCACGACCGGTGGTTCCAGGCACCGGCGGGGCGGTGCTGGCGGACCCGGGGGATCGGCGACTTCCTCATGTGGTGCCTGCTGGCCGACGGCGCCGTCGACGTCGTCGTCGGCCAGGACACCGACCAGCCCTGGGACCTCGCCGCGCCGATCCTGCTTGTCGAGGAGGCGGGCGGGCGGGTCACGGGCCCGGCCGGGCAGCCCTGGACCGGCGGGCAACCCGCGATCGGCAGCAACTGCCTGCTCCACCCCGCCGTCGTGGACCTCATCGGCGCGGCGGATACCCCACGCGCTGCGACCGCGGACCGGGGCGGCTGA
- a CDS encoding glycosyltransferase family 2 protein: MSGPERRRARAGAAATGTAGAPLSPTTAATPGQAGVDGSTPIFEGSPVEPRAVPGTPGDLAPAPAAAAAPGSRADHSPTTAAPEPGTGSEAAVSSGVPGLVSVVVPAHNEEGTVAIFVEKTAKAFAQIGRPWELLYVDDGSTDSTAARVRAASEAEPRVRLVRQRRNLGLTEALNRGFREAQGEVIVFLPADLESDPAVDIPLLLEKLDEGFDVVSGWRQGRRDGKRVASRVANVTCRVLFGLDVHDLNWIKAFRREVTDSLALRSSWHRYILVMAQNEGFRIGEVKVPYQARQAGRSKFGFSRLPVSLMDVITLKFLLTFQRKPILFFGAVGSAMIGAGLLLWAFLAYMFLSSHTQYRPLMLVAGISLLAGLLVVLVGFLAELVVNVSERVERLERRLTDATRR; this comes from the coding sequence GTGAGCGGGCCGGAGCGACGGCGCGCCCGGGCCGGGGCGGCCGCCACCGGGACGGCGGGAGCGCCGCTCTCCCCCACCACCGCCGCAACGCCGGGCCAGGCCGGCGTGGACGGCAGCACCCCGATCTTCGAGGGGTCGCCGGTCGAGCCGCGAGCCGTGCCGGGGACCCCCGGCGACCTCGCCCCCGCCCCCGCCGCCGCCGCCGCGCCGGGAAGCCGGGCCGACCACTCCCCCACCACAGCGGCGCCCGAGCCTGGCACGGGCAGCGAGGCAGCGGTGTCGAGCGGGGTGCCCGGCCTCGTCAGCGTGGTGGTGCCCGCGCACAACGAGGAGGGCACGGTCGCCATCTTCGTGGAGAAGACGGCGAAGGCGTTCGCGCAGATCGGGCGGCCGTGGGAGCTGCTGTACGTCGACGACGGGTCGACCGACTCGACCGCGGCACGGGTGCGGGCGGCGTCGGAGGCGGAGCCGCGCGTGCGGCTGGTCCGCCAGCGCCGCAACCTGGGGCTGACCGAGGCGCTGAACCGGGGGTTCCGGGAGGCGCAGGGCGAGGTGATCGTGTTCCTGCCCGCCGACCTCGAGTCTGACCCTGCGGTCGACATCCCGCTGCTGCTCGAGAAGCTGGACGAGGGCTTCGACGTGGTCTCGGGGTGGCGCCAGGGGCGCAGGGACGGCAAGCGGGTCGCGTCACGGGTCGCGAACGTGACCTGCAGGGTGCTGTTCGGGCTCGACGTCCACGACCTGAACTGGATCAAGGCGTTCCGGCGGGAGGTGACCGACTCGCTCGCGCTGCGCTCGTCGTGGCACCGCTACATCCTGGTCATGGCCCAGAACGAGGGCTTCCGGATCGGCGAGGTCAAGGTCCCCTACCAGGCGAGGCAGGCGGGCCGGTCGAAGTTCGGGTTCTCGCGCCTGCCGGTGTCGCTCATGGACGTCATCACCCTCAAGTTCCTGCTGACGTTCCAGCGCAAGCCGATCCTGTTCTTCGGGGCGGTCGGCTCGGCCATGATCGGGGCCGGGCTGCTGCTGTGGGCGTTCCTGGCCTACATGTTCCTGTCCTCCCACACCCAGTACCGGCCGCTGATGCTGGTCGCCGGGATCTCGCTGCTGGCGGGGCTGCTGGTCGTGCTGGTCGGGTTCCTGGCCGAGCTGGTCGTGAACGTCTCCGAGCGGGTCGAGCGCCTGGAGCGCCGGCTGACCGACGCCACCAGACGGTGA
- a CDS encoding aminotransferase class I/II-fold pyridoxal phosphate-dependent enzyme — MVVVCSPHNPSGHVTPVETVARRCAGQPASLVVVDEAYGEFSAAPSAAGLLDEFTNLAVVRTFSKALALADLRLGYLLAHPEVVGVLPRVRVPWQPSGFAQAAGLLALDYLDDVAATVALVVRERQRLYDALAVLPGVRVLPSEANFLCFATPRPVG; from the coding sequence GTGGTGGTGGTGTGCTCGCCGCACAATCCCAGCGGCCACGTGACCCCGGTGGAGACGGTCGCGCGGCGGTGCGCCGGGCAGCCCGCCAGCCTGGTCGTCGTCGACGAGGCGTACGGGGAGTTCAGCGCCGCGCCCAGCGCCGCCGGGCTGCTGGACGAGTTCACCAACCTCGCGGTGGTGCGGACGTTCTCCAAGGCGCTGGCCCTGGCGGATCTGCGGCTTGGGTACCTGCTCGCCCATCCCGAGGTGGTCGGGGTGCTGCCCCGGGTGCGGGTGCCCTGGCAGCCGTCGGGGTTCGCGCAGGCCGCCGGGCTGCTCGCCCTGGATTATCTGGATGATGTGGCCGCGACGGTGGCGCTGGTGGTCCGCGAACGCCAGCGTCTGTATGACGCCCTTGCAGTGCTGCCGGGGGTGCGGGTGCTGCCCAGTGAGGCGAACTTCCTCTGCTTCGCGACCCCCCGCCCCGTCGGCTGA
- a CDS encoding metallophosphoesterase: MRRSLLLLTVAVALALGPVPARAAAPDVNGDVLVLVGDLVPDPDLGAGTVDHLRTADLARAIDPDAVVVAGDIQYEAGQLDDYRDLQGYAGSWGRPDLFDRTYPVAGNHEYGNGANDGWAATGGGYFDYWGAKARPSAASYYSFGVNLPGGGSWHVVVLNSFCVYPPAPLCSASSAQANWLRSDLAAHPTPCTLAVFHEPLFATRAPHAGKAAMRPLWDIMDDRGVDLVVSGHNHAYERFKPMLADGTLSYANGIRSTIVGTGGRSLIAFTGAVAANSAYRDDDHFGVLKLRLAQNGWTQAFKTTDGQSLDAVSAGCH, translated from the coding sequence GTGCGACGATCACTGCTGCTCCTTACCGTCGCCGTTGCGCTCGCGCTCGGGCCGGTCCCGGCGCGGGCCGCGGCGCCCGACGTCAACGGGGACGTGCTGGTGCTGGTGGGCGACCTGGTGCCCGATCCCGACCTGGGAGCCGGGACCGTCGATCATCTCCGCACCGCCGACCTGGCCCGCGCGATCGACCCGGACGCCGTGGTTGTCGCCGGCGACATCCAGTACGAGGCCGGCCAACTCGACGACTATCGAGATCTGCAGGGCTACGCGGGCAGCTGGGGACGGCCCGACCTGTTCGACCGGACCTACCCGGTAGCGGGCAACCACGAGTACGGCAACGGCGCCAACGACGGCTGGGCAGCCACCGGCGGCGGCTACTTCGACTACTGGGGCGCCAAGGCCCGGCCCTCGGCGGCCAGCTACTACTCGTTCGGGGTCAACCTGCCCGGCGGCGGCAGTTGGCACGTCGTGGTGCTGAACTCCTTCTGCGTGTACCCGCCGGCCCCGCTGTGCAGCGCCAGCTCCGCTCAGGCGAACTGGCTGCGCTCGGACCTGGCCGCGCACCCGACACCGTGCACGCTGGCGGTGTTCCACGAGCCGCTGTTTGCCACCAGGGCGCCGCATGCCGGCAAGGCGGCGATGCGGCCGCTGTGGGACATCATGGACGACCGTGGCGTGGATCTGGTCGTGAGCGGCCACAACCACGCCTACGAGCGGTTCAAGCCGATGCTGGCGGACGGGACCCTGAGTTACGCCAACGGGATCCGCTCGACCATCGTGGGCACCGGTGGCAGGTCGCTCATCGCCTTCACCGGGGCCGTGGCGGCCAACTCGGCCTACCGTGACGACGACCACTTCGGCGTGCTCAAGCTGCGGCTCGCCCAGAACGGGTGGACCCAGGCGTTCAAGACCACCGATGGGCAGTCACTGGACGCGGTCTCCGCCGGCTGCCACTGA
- a CDS encoding DUF427 domain-containing protein: MRLDLLVPSRRPSTYCEFKGEAIFYDTGDRVGIAWSYPSPSPGYEALTDHVAFYPGKVDRATVDGEVVEAQDGDFYGGWITADVVGPFKGAPGASGAPGL; encoded by the coding sequence GTGCGCCTGGATCTGCTCGTCCCCTCCCGGCGGCCGTCGACCTACTGCGAGTTCAAGGGCGAGGCGATCTTCTACGACACCGGCGACCGGGTCGGGATCGCCTGGTCCTACCCGTCCCCGAGTCCCGGCTACGAGGCGCTCACCGACCACGTGGCGTTCTACCCGGGCAAGGTGGACCGGGCCACCGTCGACGGCGAGGTGGTCGAGGCCCAGGACGGGGACTTCTACGGCGGCTGGATCACCGCCGACGTGGTCGGCCCGTTCAAAGGCGCCCCGGGCGCCTCGGGCGCCCCGGGCTTGTAG
- a CDS encoding lysylphosphatidylglycerol synthase domain-containing protein: MAVRRPVPSSLSGSRWRTVAAAVVVVAFFGIALFSRWQDVTSRKWSLEPGFFALASVLLAASYALVAVLWAVALRRAAGLPVARGVRIWFLANLARYVPGNVWSFVGAVELARREGVARRTTLATMALTQLLSVGVALLVGLPVLAAEWARLGRPALYGAVAVAALAGLGLAFRRRLAALLRRRYPGVEPADLVPAPGTAVLLGAGYACYWAVTGLAFAALVRSVHPLAAGDVLLAVAAYAAAYAVGFLAVVTPAGLGVRESVLAVALAPVMPAGAALLVALLSRLWMMAFELLGAGVALAVERRLDRRRQRVG, translated from the coding sequence GTGGCGGTGAGGCGTCCGGTCCCGAGCAGTTTGAGCGGTTCCCGCTGGCGGACCGTTGCCGCCGCCGTGGTGGTGGTCGCATTTTTTGGGATCGCCCTGTTCTCCCGCTGGCAGGACGTTACCTCTCGCAAATGGAGTCTAGAGCCCGGGTTTTTCGCACTCGCGTCGGTCCTGCTGGCCGCCTCCTACGCCCTCGTCGCGGTGTTGTGGGCCGTTGCGCTGCGCCGGGCGGCGGGGCTGCCGGTCGCCCGCGGGGTGCGGATATGGTTCCTCGCAAACCTGGCCAGGTACGTGCCCGGCAACGTCTGGAGCTTCGTCGGCGCGGTCGAGCTGGCCAGGCGGGAGGGCGTGGCCAGGCGGACCACCCTGGCCACCATGGCCCTCACCCAGCTCCTCTCGGTGGGTGTCGCCCTGCTCGTGGGGCTGCCCGTGCTCGCCGCCGAGTGGGCCCGGCTCGGCCGGCCCGCCCTGTACGGCGCGGTCGCGGTGGCCGCCCTGGCCGGGCTCGGGCTGGCCTTCCGGCGCCGGCTCGCCGCGCTCCTGCGGCGCCGCTACCCGGGGGTCGAGCCGGCCGACCTCGTCCCGGCCCCGGGGACCGCGGTCCTGCTCGGCGCCGGCTACGCCTGCTACTGGGCGGTGACCGGCCTGGCCTTCGCGGCCCTGGTCCGCAGCGTCCACCCACTCGCCGCCGGCGACGTCCTCCTCGCCGTGGCCGCCTACGCCGCCGCCTACGCGGTCGGGTTCCTCGCCGTGGTCACCCCGGCCGGCCTCGGCGTGCGCGAGAGCGTCCTGGCCGTGGCCCTCGCCCCGGTCATGCCGGCGGGCGCCGCCCTGCTGGTCGCGCTGCTCTCCCGCCTGTGGATGATGGCCTTCGAGCTGCTCGGCGCCGGCGTCGCCCTGGCCGTCGAGCGGCGCCTGGACCGCAGGCGCCAGCGGGTCGGTTGA
- a CDS encoding helix-turn-helix transcriptional regulator: MDDGELRVAVGPGDLLGAADQGQSTTEIASALHLSPFTVQDHLKAIFDKVGVRSRRELVATVFRDHYWPRVLQDAPVGQDGWYASSS, encoded by the coding sequence GTGGATGACGGCGAGCTCCGCGTCGCTGTAGGTCCCGGCGATCTCCTCGGTGCTGCGGACCAGGGGCAGTCCACGACCGAGATCGCCAGCGCGCTGCACCTGTCACCGTTCACGGTCCAGGACCACCTCAAGGCCATCTTCGACAAGGTCGGCGTGCGCAGCCGGCGTGAGCTGGTCGCCACGGTGTTCCGCGACCACTACTGGCCCCGGGTCCTTCAGGACGCGCCGGTCGGGCAGGACGGCTGGTACGCCTCATCAAGCTGA
- a CDS encoding amino acid permease, translating to MSTAGPRGIWTWPLAVAGQTLVAHVYGYGALAARIPVAGGPYQWASRLAGPLVGWWLGWLSLAFLVIVTVSVDYALVQAAVASGALGMLFLVALAQAIPHPDRISEQAPVAAILRDFLGGRIELFLAFICLAIYTCGTVIMTTASRLAWAMARDRRLPAHQLLARVPRATSGPVYAVLLVAGASALIVVTLGGNPDALTTLFTASTLLPAILYTGTVTLFLWTARRMPLIEQGSFRLGGWERLVATGALGWLGYELVVLLAPAQFRPAQGYALAAVALGAVVYILMRVAEPVAMTSQPATEEILTQDAASDQDTASFGEQASW from the coding sequence TTGTCGACAGCAGGGCCGCGGGGGATCTGGACCTGGCCGCTCGCCGTCGCCGGCCAGACCCTCGTCGCCCACGTCTACGGCTACGGCGCCTTGGCAGCTCGGATCCCGGTCGCTGGTGGCCCATACCAGTGGGCCTCGCGGCTGGCCGGCCCGCTGGTGGGCTGGTGGCTTGGGTGGCTGTCGTTGGCGTTCCTGGTGATCGTCACCGTCTCGGTCGACTACGCCCTGGTCCAGGCCGCCGTCGCCTCCGGGGCGCTTGGCATGCTGTTCCTTGTCGCGCTCGCCCAGGCGATCCCCCACCCCGACCGAATCAGCGAGCAGGCCCCGGTCGCAGCGATCCTGCGGGACTTCCTCGGCGGCCGGATCGAGCTGTTCCTGGCATTCATCTGCCTGGCGATCTATACCTGCGGGACCGTCATCATGACCACCGCGTCCCGGCTCGCCTGGGCCATGGCCCGCGATCGGCGGCTCCCAGCCCACCAGCTCCTCGCGCGGGTGCCGCGGGCCACCAGCGGGCCGGTCTACGCGGTGCTGCTGGTCGCCGGCGCCAGCGCGCTCATCGTCGTCACCCTGGGCGGCAACCCCGACGCGCTGACCACCCTGTTCACCGCCTCCACGCTGCTTCCTGCCATCCTCTATACGGGCACGGTCACGCTCTTCCTCTGGACTGCGCGGCGCATGCCGCTGATCGAGCAGGGTTCGTTCCGGCTCGGCGGGTGGGAGCGCCTGGTCGCCACCGGCGCGCTGGGGTGGCTTGGCTACGAGCTGGTCGTCCTGCTCGCTCCCGCGCAGTTCCGCCCCGCCCAGGGCTACGCGCTCGCTGCGGTCGCGCTTGGCGCGGTCGTCTACATCCTGATGCGGGTCGCCGAGCCGGTCGCCATGACCAGCCAGCCCGCCACCGAGGAGATCCTCACCCAGGACGCGGCGTCTGATCAGGACACGGCCTCGTTCGGAGAGCAGGCGTCATGGTGA
- a CDS encoding nucleoside-triphosphatase, translating to MSNSSAQRVDSAEFVDAIDELFARDVAVCATIDVFTHPFTDELKRRPDVRRIAVTPENREDLAVRLLSLFSTRRSSL from the coding sequence GTGAGCAACTCATCAGCGCAGCGCGTCGATTCGGCAGAGTTCGTCGACGCGATCGATGAGCTGTTCGCGCGGGACGTCGCGGTGTGCGCGACGATCGACGTGTTCACACATCCCTTCACCGACGAGCTGAAGCGTCGCCCCGATGTTCGACGGATCGCGGTGACGCCTGAGAATCGCGAGGACCTGGCGGTACGGCTTCTCTCCTTGTTCAGCACGCGGCGCTCATCGCTATAG
- a CDS encoding DegT/DnrJ/EryC1/StrS family aminotransferase translates to MRADLDAAVARVVEAGTFIQGPDVRAFEAEFAAFCGARRAVGTASGTAALHLALVALGVGRGDEVVTVAHTFAATAEAIGHAGARARFVDVDEATGGMDPKALAGALDGAAAVLPVHLYGLPADMTAILALASEAGLPVLEDAAQAHGASVTPAEGASPRRAGTLGTMAAFSFYPGKNLGAFGDAGAVTTGDDELADRVARLRDHGRTAKYEHAEEGWGERLDTLHAAVLRVKLARLEAGNAARELVARRYDEALAGVGDLVLPARVAGRQSAWHLYVVRTAERDALLAHCRAAGVQAGVHFPLPLHLQPAWRHLGYARGDLPVTEAWAAECLSLPIFPELDQARQDHAVATVSGFFERRQR, encoded by the coding sequence ATGCGCGCCGACCTCGACGCGGCGGTGGCGCGGGTGGTCGAGGCAGGCACGTTCATCCAGGGACCCGACGTGCGCGCGTTCGAGGCCGAGTTCGCGGCCTTCTGCGGGGCGCGGCGGGCGGTCGGGACCGCGTCGGGCACGGCAGCGCTGCACCTGGCGCTGGTCGCGCTCGGTGTCGGGCGCGGCGACGAGGTCGTCACCGTGGCGCACACGTTCGCGGCCACGGCCGAGGCGATCGGGCACGCGGGCGCGCGGGCGCGGTTCGTCGACGTCGACGAGGCGACCGGCGGGATGGACCCGAAGGCGCTCGCCGGCGCGCTGGACGGCGCCGCGGCGGTCCTGCCCGTCCACCTGTACGGGCTGCCCGCGGACATGACCGCGATCCTGGCGCTCGCGAGCGAGGCGGGGCTGCCGGTGCTCGAGGACGCCGCCCAGGCGCACGGCGCCAGCGTCACGCCGGCCGAGGGGGCGTCGCCGCGCCGGGCGGGGACGCTCGGGACGATGGCGGCGTTCAGCTTCTACCCGGGCAAGAACCTGGGCGCGTTCGGGGACGCCGGGGCGGTCACGACCGGCGACGACGAGCTGGCCGACCGGGTCGCGCGGCTGCGCGACCACGGGCGCACGGCCAAGTACGAGCACGCCGAGGAGGGCTGGGGCGAGCGCCTGGACACCTTGCACGCGGCGGTGCTGCGCGTGAAGCTCGCGCGCCTCGAGGCGGGCAACGCCGCCCGGGAGCTGGTCGCGCGGCGCTACGACGAGGCGCTCGCGGGCGTGGGCGACCTCGTGCTCCCCGCGCGGGTGGCCGGCAGGCAGAGCGCGTGGCACCTGTACGTGGTCCGCACCGCCGAGCGCGACGCGCTGCTCGCCCACTGCCGGGCCGCCGGGGTGCAGGCGGGCGTCCACTTCCCGCTGCCGCTGCACCTGCAGCCGGCGTGGCGGCACCTCGGCTACGCGCGTGGGGACCTGCCGGTCACCGAGGCGTGGGCGGCCGAGTGCCTGTCCCTGCCGATCTTCCCGGAGCTGGACCAGGCGCGGCAGGACCACGCCGTCGCCACCGTCAGCGGGTTCTTCGAGAGGCGGCAGAGGTGA
- a CDS encoding CGNR zinc finger domain-containing protein encodes MRGPAGRPELRPAEPGVDAAVARLLSVVVAAGKDGTWRRLKACSEPRCRWVFYDRSRNRSGVWCAMSVCGNRAKVRAFRQRERAAAAARSGP; translated from the coding sequence GTGAGGGGGCCGGCCGGCCGGCCGGAGCTGCGCCCGGCCGAGCCGGGCGTGGACGCGGCCGTCGCCCGGCTCTTGTCGGTGGTGGTCGCCGCCGGCAAGGACGGCACCTGGCGGCGCCTCAAGGCCTGCTCGGAGCCTCGCTGCCGCTGGGTCTTCTACGACCGCTCCAGGAACCGCTCGGGCGTCTGGTGCGCCATGAGCGTCTGCGGCAACCGCGCCAAGGTGCGGGCCTTCCGCCAGCGGGAGCGTGCCGCTGCCGCCGCCCGCTCCGGGCCGTAG